In the Pseudanabaena sp. PCC 7367 genome, one interval contains:
- a CDS encoding BON domain-containing protein: MTSPNSNPDPGNPSRHGDRLHSINPQANDANDANDPEDINPLSGLIGTLSDLQVVKMQQRQRANPGQISPMPAPELNADSVEFSQPQPGDRDFQLDQASNELDEPLEPNQRKQKAHPYTNLVKRFRANSNQVRPTAQASQHPALTTEPEQPNPFESDNLDSLADLDNLGEQSNGNLPEIVYQPNYDRSESVHPQENSPLGLEDLEALGDLDDLGAIDHLDHDQDSTPNAPTTPATPVSDSAKPIEPTQSNSTHASTDSLASGALDALFQDLDLGSAQTGFEFDNNPTNQNDQNNAQITDQLTDQLSNELDDLLNGLNSLGNSLGAASISELKIEPEAGDRPPANSPDQNQAQNQVRTSSLIGDQNINNPPINKQPKPGTAGGATAQPLLNEAGEPIGLLRDLLGSAAEDEVSLIEQRLAQITNKVEQLDYQINTPPDTSQIDGQFANIGGQLAEIDGQFANLENQLESRLATLQNTIQNHPKIIELDGRLGDLQSVVADRSALEALDRQVELINQEIAQIADIKLLKQQLESLSQNVYQRQDIDMVMQKLLEVLRQHGNYPKRLALLKRRLVHLEQRINEPQELIELLLPIVNELLRRKISMARDEFAKSLATVVDEMIHDKIEEDREAMSIAIAPILAEAIIHRSIAAPGEFASAIAPELDVAIREQIKNNANSMVDALYPIIGNTIAKYMVEAIRVINEKIENAFSPEGIMRKIRAKAQGVSEAELIFQSAMPSVVRAAFLIHKESGLVIAETQPDGEQQLESDMLGGMLTAIRSFVNDWVSTSEHNSELDEIDYGRSKIMLEVAGFCYLAVVVEGESGRSQIAKKMRQVMATIIQKYSRLIENFEGDPTTIPRQVKKTLDQLLDKPATEENFRSPLYGIGILILLLLGLATIPWWFTWRRAKAVKAVDQALDNAPALSVYNLDAEIKGGELALTGRVPTEYLRAQAEDVATQALLTSTTQTRFELVNNIVAVEVPPDPTVVAQEVERTAASLNQFEAIAITVEFNASEVNLAGTIGTAEQAQLISQSFAQIPGVTKVVTSLQVVVPEIPTLTTKIFFALGDSTITTAEDPKIAQVKNFLVKYPNYKLRIIGSSDPVGSLANNEQLAWDRAETVKNALIAQAIDPQRLTTAAVALGSLNRGDQPSWLDRRVEFEVIAPSE, encoded by the coding sequence ATGACCTCACCAAACTCAAATCCAGATCCAGGTAATCCATCTAGGCATGGCGATCGCCTGCATTCCATCAATCCTCAAGCAAATGATGCTAATGATGCTAATGATCCTGAGGACATTAATCCCCTGTCTGGGCTGATTGGCACCCTGTCGGATCTGCAAGTGGTAAAAATGCAGCAGCGACAGCGGGCTAACCCTGGCCAGATCTCACCTATGCCTGCACCAGAGCTAAATGCTGATTCCGTTGAGTTCAGCCAACCCCAACCTGGCGATCGAGATTTTCAACTTGATCAAGCCTCCAATGAACTTGATGAACCCCTGGAGCCTAATCAAAGAAAGCAGAAGGCTCACCCTTACACCAATCTGGTTAAACGGTTCAGGGCAAACTCAAATCAAGTCAGGCCAACAGCTCAAGCGTCACAGCATCCAGCATTAACGACTGAGCCAGAACAGCCCAATCCCTTTGAGTCAGACAATCTTGATAGTTTGGCTGATCTGGACAATCTAGGCGAGCAAAGCAATGGCAATCTACCGGAAATTGTTTATCAACCCAATTATGATCGCTCTGAATCAGTCCACCCCCAGGAGAATTCCCCGCTTGGGCTAGAAGATTTAGAGGCTCTGGGCGATCTAGATGATTTAGGTGCAATAGACCACTTAGACCACGATCAAGATTCAACTCCAAATGCACCCACTACTCCAGCCACACCGGTAAGCGATTCAGCTAAGCCGATCGAACCCACCCAGTCAAATTCAACCCATGCTTCAACTGATTCTTTAGCCAGTGGTGCGCTTGATGCATTGTTCCAAGACCTCGATCTTGGTTCAGCCCAGACTGGTTTTGAGTTTGATAACAATCCAACTAATCAAAATGACCAAAACAATGCTCAGATCACCGATCAACTTACCGATCAACTTAGTAATGAGCTAGACGATCTGCTCAATGGCTTAAATAGTTTAGGGAATAGTTTAGGGGCAGCTTCAATATCAGAGTTGAAGATAGAGCCTGAAGCTGGCGATCGCCCCCCTGCTAATTCCCCAGACCAAAATCAAGCTCAAAATCAAGTTAGGACTAGTTCACTAATTGGAGATCAAAATATCAACAATCCGCCGATTAACAAGCAACCTAAACCAGGAACCGCTGGTGGGGCAACTGCTCAACCATTGCTAAATGAGGCTGGTGAACCGATCGGGTTATTGCGTGATTTGCTAGGCAGTGCCGCCGAAGATGAAGTTAGCCTGATCGAGCAAAGACTCGCACAAATTACCAACAAAGTTGAACAGCTTGATTATCAGATTAATACACCGCCCGATACCTCACAAATTGATGGGCAATTTGCCAACATTGGTGGTCAGCTTGCCGAGATCGACGGTCAGTTTGCCAATCTGGAAAACCAACTGGAAAGCAGATTAGCCACGCTCCAGAACACCATCCAGAACCACCCTAAAATAATTGAGCTGGATGGCCGCCTGGGCGATCTACAAAGTGTAGTGGCCGATCGCTCTGCCCTCGAAGCCCTCGATCGGCAGGTGGAATTAATCAACCAGGAAATAGCCCAAATTGCTGATATCAAACTACTCAAGCAACAGCTAGAGAGTCTGAGCCAGAATGTCTACCAGCGCCAGGACATTGACATGGTGATGCAAAAGCTGTTGGAGGTACTGCGGCAGCATGGTAATTATCCCAAACGTTTAGCCTTGCTGAAACGGCGCTTAGTTCATCTGGAACAGCGGATCAATGAACCCCAGGAACTAATTGAATTACTGCTGCCGATCGTAAATGAGCTACTACGTCGCAAAATTTCGATGGCCAGGGATGAATTTGCTAAATCACTAGCCACTGTTGTAGATGAAATGATCCACGACAAAATTGAAGAAGACCGCGAGGCAATGAGTATTGCGATCGCACCGATTCTGGCGGAGGCAATTATCCATCGTTCGATCGCTGCGCCCGGCGAATTTGCCAGTGCGATCGCGCCGGAACTGGATGTGGCGATCCGCGAGCAGATTAAAAATAATGCCAACTCCATGGTCGATGCCCTCTATCCGATCATTGGCAATACGATCGCCAAGTATATGGTGGAAGCAATTCGGGTCATTAATGAAAAGATTGAGAATGCCTTTAGCCCCGAAGGGATTATGCGCAAAATCCGCGCCAAGGCACAGGGGGTTTCGGAAGCAGAATTGATTTTTCAAAGTGCCATGCCCAGCGTGGTGCGGGCAGCATTTTTGATCCACAAAGAATCAGGGCTGGTGATCGCCGAAACCCAACCGGACGGCGAGCAACAACTGGAATCAGACATGCTCGGTGGCATGCTCACGGCGATCCGTAGTTTTGTGAATGATTGGGTTTCAACTTCTGAGCACAACTCCGAACTGGATGAAATTGACTATGGCCGATCGAAAATTATGTTGGAAGTGGCCGGGTTTTGCTATCTGGCGGTAGTAGTGGAAGGCGAATCAGGGCGATCGCAAATTGCCAAAAAGATGCGCCAGGTGATGGCCACGATTATCCAAAAATACAGCCGCCTGATCGAAAATTTTGAAGGCGATCCCACCACCATTCCCAGGCAGGTTAAGAAAACCCTGGATCAACTGCTGGATAAACCGGCCACTGAGGAGAATTTCAGATCGCCTCTCTATGGCATTGGCATATTAATCCTATTGTTGCTTGGTTTGGCAACGATTCCCTGGTGGTTTACCTGGCGACGCGCCAAAGCTGTTAAGGCCGTAGATCAAGCCCTTGATAATGCACCAGCCCTGTCGGTTTATAACCTGGATGCCGAAATCAAGGGGGGTGAATTGGCTTTAACTGGACGAGTGCCAACGGAGTATTTACGAGCCCAGGCGGAAGATGTGGCTACGCAAGCCTTACTTACTAGCACAACCCAAACCCGATTCGAGCTGGTCAATAATATTGTGGCCGTAGAAGTACCGCCCGATCCCACTGTGGTCGCCCAGGAAGTAGAACGCACCGCTGCGAGCCTAAACCAATTTGAAGCGATCGCCATCACCGTAGAATTTAACGCCAGCGAAGTTAATCTAGCCGGTACGATTGGCACGGCTGAGCAAGCCCAATTAATCAGCCAGTCATTTGCCCAGATCCCTGGTGTGACGAAGGTGGTTACCAGTTTGCAGGTGGTAGTGCCGGAGATCCCAACCCTCACCACCAAAATCTTTTTTGCCCTAGGCGATAGCACCATTACCACCGCTGAAGATCCCAAGATCGCCCAGGTTAAGAATTTTTTAGTCAAATATCCCAACTATAAACTTAGAATTATAGGCAGCAGTGATCCGGTGGGTAGCTTGGCTAACAATGAGCAACTGGCCTGGGATCGGGCAGAAACTGTGAAAAATGCCCTGATCGCTCAGGCAATCGATCCGCAACGGTTAACAACCGCAGCCGTTGCCCTAGGGAGCCTAAATCGAGGTGATCAACCTTCCTGGCTCGATCGCCGCGTGGAGTTTGAAGTAATTGCGCCATCTGAGTGA
- a CDS encoding Rab family GTPase, with amino-acid sequence MTTVSKKICMIGDFAVGKTSLIRRFVDQAFSDRYLSTVGVKISRKLVDLAESSKYKSAQLLIWDLEGQTKFKSIAPSYLQGASGAIIVADATRPETIASIAGHVELFLSINPKASVSIAFNKIDLVDPPKLAHLQEMLQLPNQLRRHNTYDTSAKTGKDVDLIFQKLAHEIVESA; translated from the coding sequence ATGACTACGGTATCTAAAAAAATCTGTATGATTGGTGATTTTGCGGTGGGAAAGACTTCCTTAATCCGCCGTTTTGTCGATCAGGCCTTTAGCGATCGTTATCTTTCTACCGTAGGTGTAAAAATATCGCGTAAATTGGTGGATTTAGCTGAATCCAGCAAGTATAAATCTGCCCAACTATTGATTTGGGACTTGGAAGGACAAACCAAATTCAAGTCGATCGCGCCCAGCTATTTACAAGGAGCTAGTGGTGCAATTATTGTGGCCGATGCTACCCGCCCCGAAACGATCGCTAGTATTGCTGGCCATGTGGAATTGTTTTTGAGTATCAATCCCAAAGCAAGTGTGAGTATAGCCTTTAATAAGATCGATCTGGTTGATCCACCTAAACTAGCCCATTTGCAAGAAATGTTGCAGTTGCCCAACCAGCTGCGCCGCCATAATACCTATGACACCTCTGCTAAAACTGGCAAAGATGTTGACTTGATTTTCCAAAAATTAGCCCATGAAATCGTAGAATCTGCATGA
- a CDS encoding adenylate/guanylate cyclase domain-containing protein translates to MNPVLKKFFASRSICYLVVDRDLVIKEISPGLERFADTTELLQVGEDVRLSFPELYGMEACMQEICQRQRSSFELVGVSRAIQPIDNSEGEDNLSVSIDNIDRDTESQPDQLTADTSRSDRSDRRSSQLPRTEFYMDIFISRFEQEELNRSGFTNLADNLVDGLIILFEDVSDRMEIEQKLMQSSNEANLLLDALSTSNSYVETILSSMADAMIVTTASGMIKVVNAAAQQLFGYPEAELAGQHISTLIAIAAPMAKIETQSAKQDNQNISPAGAQAQPGQSALHPQPEAPNPIAAEDDQQAFFFPAQNLRQSAFETTCRTKSGKKVVISFLRSTVELEDSFGLGNRQDIIYVGRDITAWQARQQRITIQHEVTRILAESITIEQAAPQLLAAICKHLDWDIGEFWIVERDRSLTNQSNQSRAQTIRRNLRQARVLHCTEMWHSDKIDARDWQQETSHRDFAIGEGLPGKVWAQTNSLWMANLANSKPGNDLSDTANITEISERATIASELGLQCGFGFPIQSSIAVWGVITCFSREVRDPDLDLLQIGANIGNQIGLFIDRKRAEMELRESEERYRDLFESAIDLMFENSSDLIQWVSAEGRLVYVNRAWRNVLGYSETEIAELLFVDVVHPDCRDRYRQLLAGLNVTTTDPANVASEAKLELITSDGSKVFVEGTINCKYADGRLVAIRAIFKDITERLIAEAALRQQKEQTDRLLLNILPATIADRLKQETNIYLANETSVVPQGSVIAESFNAVTVMFADIVNFTEIASTLNPIELVGLLNQIFSSFDRLCEQYGLEKIKTIGDAYMVVGGLPTPSPDHAVAIATMALAIQSQLTQLNQQTKRNLQMRIGIHSGPVVAGVIGLKKFIYDLWGDTVNIASRMESQGIVDKVQVSASTYELLQHHYLFEKRGTINIRGKGNMPTYILLSPKPNNN, encoded by the coding sequence ATGAATCCGGTTCTCAAGAAATTTTTTGCTAGCCGATCGATCTGCTACCTGGTGGTGGACCGCGATCTGGTGATTAAAGAAATTTCCCCCGGCCTTGAACGTTTTGCGGATACCACTGAACTGCTGCAAGTTGGCGAAGACGTGCGGCTCAGCTTCCCAGAATTATATGGCATGGAAGCATGTATGCAAGAAATTTGCCAGCGGCAGCGCTCCAGCTTTGAGTTGGTTGGGGTTTCTAGGGCAATACAGCCAATTGACAATAGTGAGGGGGAAGACAATTTAAGCGTCAGCATCGATAACATCGATCGAGATACAGAAAGTCAGCCAGACCAGTTGACTGCAGATACTTCCAGATCAGATAGATCAGATAGGCGATCGTCCCAATTGCCCCGTACTGAGTTTTATATGGACATTTTTATCAGTCGGTTTGAACAGGAAGAACTGAATCGATCGGGATTCACCAATCTGGCGGACAACCTGGTTGATGGCTTGATTATTCTGTTTGAAGATGTATCCGATCGGATGGAAATCGAGCAAAAGCTGATGCAAAGCTCCAATGAGGCCAATCTTTTATTAGACGCTCTGTCTACCTCAAATAGCTATGTAGAAACGATTCTTAGCTCCATGGCCGATGCCATGATTGTCACCACTGCTTCTGGCATGATTAAGGTGGTCAACGCAGCGGCACAGCAATTATTTGGCTATCCAGAAGCGGAGCTAGCAGGACAGCACATTTCTACCTTAATTGCGATCGCCGCTCCCATGGCCAAGATTGAGACACAATCAGCGAAACAAGACAATCAAAATATTTCCCCTGCTGGCGCTCAAGCACAACCTGGTCAATCGGCTCTTCACCCTCAACCAGAAGCCCCCAACCCAATTGCCGCCGAGGATGATCAGCAGGCATTTTTTTTTCCCGCTCAAAATCTGAGGCAATCAGCCTTTGAGACAACCTGCCGCACTAAGTCTGGCAAAAAAGTAGTGATTTCCTTTTTGCGATCGACCGTTGAACTAGAAGATAGCTTTGGCTTGGGCAATCGCCAGGACATTATCTATGTGGGGCGGGATATTACTGCCTGGCAAGCAAGACAGCAACGCATTACAATCCAGCATGAAGTAACCAGGATTCTGGCCGAATCAATTACAATCGAGCAGGCTGCTCCCCAGTTACTAGCGGCAATCTGTAAGCATTTAGATTGGGACATTGGTGAGTTTTGGATTGTCGAGCGCGATCGCAGTCTTACCAATCAATCCAATCAATCGAGAGCTCAAACGATCAGGCGGAATCTGCGCCAAGCCAGGGTATTGCATTGCACTGAAATGTGGCACAGTGACAAAATCGACGCTAGAGACTGGCAGCAGGAAACCTCCCACAGGGACTTTGCGATCGGCGAGGGATTGCCAGGAAAAGTTTGGGCACAGACCAATTCATTGTGGATGGCTAATCTAGCAAACTCTAAACCCGGCAATGATCTTAGTGATACTGCAAATATCACTGAGATATCAGAACGAGCTACGATCGCATCTGAGTTGGGATTGCAATGTGGATTTGGCTTCCCGATTCAAAGCAGCATTGCGGTTTGGGGCGTAATTACTTGCTTTAGCCGTGAGGTGCGCGATCCTGACTTAGATTTACTCCAAATTGGCGCTAACATTGGCAACCAGATTGGTTTATTTATCGATCGCAAGCGAGCGGAGATGGAACTGCGGGAGAGCGAGGAAAGATACCGCGATCTGTTTGAAAGTGCGATCGACTTGATGTTTGAGAACTCCAGTGATTTAATCCAGTGGGTTAGTGCAGAAGGACGACTGGTGTATGTGAATCGTGCTTGGCGTAATGTGTTGGGCTATAGTGAAACTGAAATCGCCGAGCTTTTGTTTGTAGATGTCGTCCATCCCGATTGCCGCGATCGCTATCGCCAACTACTGGCTGGTTTAAACGTGACCACCACTGATCCGGCTAATGTAGCGAGCGAGGCCAAGCTGGAGTTGATTACCAGTGATGGTAGTAAGGTGTTTGTGGAGGGCACAATTAATTGTAAATATGCCGATGGCAGATTGGTGGCAATTCGTGCCATTTTCAAAGACATCACCGAACGGTTAATTGCGGAGGCCGCCCTGCGCCAGCAAAAGGAGCAAACCGATCGCCTACTGCTCAATATTCTCCCCGCCACCATTGCCGATCGGCTTAAGCAAGAAACCAATATTTATCTAGCCAATGAAACTTCGGTGGTGCCCCAGGGTAGTGTAATTGCGGAAAGTTTTAATGCGGTTACGGTCATGTTTGCGGACATTGTCAATTTCACCGAAATTGCCAGCACCCTTAATCCAATCGAACTGGTGGGTTTGCTCAATCAAATTTTTTCCAGCTTCGATCGCCTCTGTGAACAATATGGCCTAGAAAAAATTAAAACCATTGGTGATGCCTATATGGTGGTAGGAGGACTCCCCACACCAAGTCCTGATCATGCGGTGGCGATCGCCACTATGGCTTTGGCAATCCAGTCTCAACTAACCCAACTTAACCAGCAGACTAAGCGCAACTTGCAAATGCGGATCGGCATCCATAGCGGGCCAGTGGTTGCCGGCGTGATTGGCCTCAAAAAATTCATCTATGATCTGTGGGGGGATACGGTCAACATTGCCAGCCGGATGGAGTCCCAGGGGATCGTTGACAAAGTCCAGGTCTCAGCTTCAACCTACGAATTATTACAGCATCACTATTTGTTTGAAAAGCGGGGCACTATTAATATTAGGGGCAAAGGAAATATGCCCACCTACATTCTGCTGAGCCCAAAGCCCAACAATAACTAG
- a CDS encoding response regulator, translating into MEYLLLDQNLVIQEASYGVERFSEPHENTLVGQDVRMGFPELFGLESTLQEILQGQISNFELKGIGRFTEEQPKLYFDLYIVSDPEPENDRIKLVIFFEDVTERMVMEQNLSQRNKETTLLLDALTTAKDYLDKIITSIADALIVTTETGIIKSLNPSAEDLFGYEEAELTNQPIGTLIDSRSFINTVHQRNQKSSDRRGQGQLLSGEEVICKTKSGQKVPVAFSCSSIRATSKNGRDIVYIGRDITKRKQAEERLRVAQQQAEQASQAKSLFLANMSHEIRTPMNAVLGMTELMLGTDLTPEQFDFVENIRISGDSLLNLINEILDLSKLEAGEMQLERLSFDLVSCVEEVATLLAAQAHNKGLEITTLIDPAIPWRVSGDSARLRQILTNLLGNAIKFTNAGEVAIEVNILSQQHDLIKLAFAVIDTGIGISQPNQDKLFMPFSQVDASTTRRYGGTGLGLAICKQLVHLMGGEIGVESELGEGTRFWFNLPFDLHQAAQPDFNQLSFILHSSLAGKRFLVVDDNANSRQAIVRQAANWDVVVAEADNGGSALAMLRESVQTEATYDLVLIDSVLGDMSGLDLAAQIKAEEALSNLQLVFITRSNQGSLARLALDRYFADHMTKPVKLSKLAETLRHVLNLDLDPTLSEILPAAEVKRQQQRTNLKILLAEDNLVNQKVALKMLEKLGYKADVAQNGQQVLQLMARTNYDLILMDCQMPLLDGYATTQEIRNREGENRHTVIVAMTANAMKEDRQKCLDAGMDDYISKPVSKKDIQDILDEWSSMITPLDQLESD; encoded by the coding sequence ATGGAGTACTTGCTCCTCGATCAAAATTTAGTTATTCAAGAAGCTTCATACGGTGTTGAGCGCTTTTCTGAACCCCACGAGAATACTCTGGTGGGGCAGGATGTGCGTATGGGTTTTCCAGAGCTATTTGGCCTAGAAAGCACCTTGCAGGAAATTTTACAGGGGCAAATTAGCAACTTTGAGCTAAAAGGCATTGGGCGATTTACCGAGGAGCAACCTAAGCTTTATTTTGATCTTTATATCGTTTCTGATCCCGAACCAGAGAACGATCGGATTAAGCTGGTAATTTTCTTTGAGGATGTCACCGAAAGGATGGTGATGGAGCAAAATCTGTCCCAACGGAACAAAGAAACTACACTCCTGCTTGATGCCCTGACCACAGCAAAAGATTACCTTGATAAAATCATCACTTCGATCGCCGATGCCTTGATTGTGACCACCGAAACCGGCATCATCAAGAGCCTCAACCCCAGTGCCGAAGACTTATTTGGTTATGAAGAAGCTGAGCTAACTAACCAACCAATTGGTACTTTAATCGACTCACGTAGCTTTATTAACACTGTTCACCAACGCAATCAGAAAAGCAGCGATCGGCGTGGACAGGGGCAGTTACTCAGCGGTGAAGAGGTAATTTGCAAAACCAAATCTGGGCAGAAAGTGCCGGTAGCTTTTTCCTGCTCGTCAATTCGTGCCACTAGCAAAAATGGCCGCGACATCGTTTATATTGGCCGCGATATTACTAAGCGTAAACAGGCAGAAGAAAGATTAAGGGTTGCCCAGCAACAGGCTGAACAGGCTTCCCAGGCTAAAAGTCTATTTTTGGCCAATATGAGTCATGAAATCCGCACACCGATGAATGCGGTGCTGGGAATGACGGAACTAATGCTGGGCACTGATTTAACCCCAGAGCAATTTGACTTTGTCGAAAATATTCGGATCAGTGGTGATTCACTGTTAAATTTAATTAACGAAATCCTTGACCTCTCTAAGCTAGAGGCAGGGGAAATGCAACTGGAGCGCCTATCTTTTGATCTGGTGTCCTGCGTGGAAGAGGTAGCAACCTTGCTGGCAGCCCAGGCTCACAACAAAGGCTTAGAAATTACCACCTTGATCGATCCAGCGATCCCTTGGCGGGTATCGGGGGATAGTGCACGATTGCGCCAGATCCTGACTAATTTATTGGGTAATGCAATTAAGTTTACCAATGCTGGCGAAGTGGCGATCGAGGTGAATATCCTCTCGCAACAACACGATTTAATCAAACTAGCATTTGCAGTAATTGATACGGGCATTGGCATTTCCCAGCCCAACCAGGACAAACTATTTATGCCATTTTCCCAGGTCGATGCTTCAACCACCAGGCGCTATGGTGGCACTGGATTGGGGCTGGCAATCTGTAAGCAATTGGTTCATTTAATGGGAGGTGAAATCGGCGTGGAAAGTGAGCTTGGCGAGGGAACCAGGTTCTGGTTCAATTTACCCTTTGATCTGCACCAGGCAGCCCAACCAGATTTTAATCAGTTGTCGTTTATCCTGCATTCTTCACTAGCCGGTAAGCGCTTTCTGGTGGTGGATGATAACGCCAATAGCCGCCAGGCGATCGTGCGGCAGGCTGCCAACTGGGATGTGGTGGTGGCAGAAGCAGACAATGGCGGCTCAGCCTTGGCCATGCTTCGGGAGTCGGTGCAAACGGAGGCTACTTATGATCTGGTGCTGATCGATAGCGTACTGGGTGATATGAGTGGTCTGGATTTAGCGGCGCAAATCAAAGCTGAAGAGGCTCTTAGTAATTTACAGCTAGTGTTTATAACCAGAAGTAATCAAGGTAGTTTGGCGCGATTGGCGCTCGATCGCTATTTTGCTGACCACATGACCAAACCAGTTAAGCTGAGCAAGCTAGCGGAAACACTCAGGCATGTTTTAAATCTTGATTTAGATCCTACCCTTTCGGAGATTCTACCCGCAGCAGAAGTAAAGCGGCAACAGCAACGCACCAATCTAAAAATTTTGTTAGCCGAGGATAACCTGGTCAATCAAAAGGTGGCACTAAAAATGCTTGAGAAATTGGGCTATAAGGCTGATGTAGCCCAGAATGGCCAGCAGGTATTGCAATTGATGGCTCGCACTAACTATGACTTGATCCTAATGGATTGCCAAATGCCGCTCCTGGATGGTTATGCGACGACTCAAGAAATTCGCAATCGGGAAGGAGAAAATCGCCATACGGTGATTGTGGCCATGACCGCCAACGCAATGAAAGAAGATCGCCAGAAATGCCTGGATGCTGGTATGGATGACTATATCAGTAAGCCCGTTAGTAAAAAGGATATTCAAGACATTCTGGATGAATGGAGCAGTATGATTACGCCATTGGATCAATTGGAATCAGATTAA
- the msrP gene encoding protein-methionine-sulfoxide reductase catalytic subunit MsrP: MMLIKIKPGWFLPEHEATPESVFSNRRQFIKKLGLASISGAALLSGCGKIQQEQVRQNLEAANLRGLSFTPNPKFTLDRPLTSESVAATYNNFYEFSSGKEVWRNVGSFNPHPWSVEISGMVNNPQTLAIEDLLAKMPLEERLYRHRCVEAWAMAVPWIGFPLQAMITQADPKPAAKYVKFSTFYRPNEAPLQSKGYPWPYTEGLTIEEAANELTFVAVGIYGHELPKQHGAPIRLVLPWKYGFKSIKSIDKIEFTDQKPATFWNTLVPSEYGFEANVNPNIPHPRWSQATERMISTGDRRKTLLYNGYGEYVADLYNI, from the coding sequence ATCATGCTAATCAAAATTAAGCCAGGCTGGTTTTTGCCCGAACATGAAGCTACGCCTGAATCGGTTTTCAGCAATCGTCGTCAATTTATCAAAAAGCTGGGATTAGCCAGTATTAGTGGTGCTGCCCTACTCAGTGGTTGTGGCAAAATTCAACAGGAGCAGGTACGCCAGAACCTGGAAGCAGCAAACTTGCGGGGATTGAGTTTTACCCCCAACCCCAAATTCACCCTCGATCGCCCCCTTACCTCTGAGTCGGTGGCAGCTACTTATAATAATTTCTATGAATTCAGCAGCGGCAAGGAAGTTTGGCGCAATGTGGGCTCCTTTAATCCGCACCCCTGGTCAGTAGAAATCAGTGGCATGGTCAATAATCCCCAAACCCTGGCGATCGAAGACCTGCTGGCAAAAATGCCCTTAGAAGAACGGCTCTATCGCCACCGTTGTGTAGAAGCCTGGGCGATGGCGGTTCCTTGGATCGGCTTTCCACTGCAAGCTATGATCACTCAAGCTGATCCGAAACCTGCGGCTAAATATGTTAAATTCTCAACTTTCTATCGCCCCAATGAAGCACCGTTACAAAGTAAAGGCTATCCCTGGCCATATACAGAAGGCTTGACGATCGAGGAAGCCGCCAACGAACTCACCTTTGTGGCAGTTGGCATTTATGGCCACGAATTACCCAAACAACATGGTGCGCCGATTCGGTTGGTGCTGCCCTGGAAGTATGGCTTCAAGAGTATTAAGTCGATCGATAAAATTGAATTTACTGACCAAAAACCAGCTACTTTTTGGAATACCCTGGTGCCGTCTGAATATGGCTTTGAGGCTAATGTAAACCCGAATATTCCCCACCCCCGTTGGTCACAGGCCACGGAACGGATGATCAGCACGGGCGATCGGCGTAAAACCTTGCTCTACAATGGTTATGGCGAATATGTTGCTGATTTATATAATATTTAA
- a CDS encoding response regulator transcription factor yields the protein MKILLVEDDAPLADTVTEFLTDNHCLVTVADDGEAGLEQFKRGDFNLVLLDVMLPKIDGIELCKRMRSEDTDIPIIMMTARDTSTDKITGLDAGADDYIVKPIDLPEMLARVRALMRRVNAPIPMVLRWGDLQVDLNVYEVTYQDRVISLTPKEFGILELLLRHGYNVLRRHVIVEHVWSLDDPPKEDTINTNIKSLRNKLKAAGAPPDLIETIHSVGYRLKRNSDKPTEKVAAKV from the coding sequence ATGAAAATTCTCCTAGTTGAAGACGATGCTCCACTAGCTGATACTGTGACTGAATTTCTAACAGACAATCATTGTCTAGTTACAGTTGCAGATGATGGCGAAGCTGGACTCGAGCAGTTCAAAAGGGGTGACTTTAATCTGGTGTTACTAGATGTGATGTTGCCCAAAATTGATGGGATCGAGCTGTGTAAGCGGATGCGATCAGAGGATACGGATATTCCGATCATCATGATGACCGCCCGTGATACCAGCACCGACAAAATTACTGGCTTAGATGCTGGCGCTGATGATTATATTGTCAAGCCGATCGATTTGCCAGAAATGTTAGCGCGGGTGCGTGCCCTCATGCGCCGAGTCAATGCGCCGATCCCGATGGTGTTGCGGTGGGGCGATCTCCAGGTCGATCTCAATGTCTATGAGGTAACCTACCAAGATCGTGTCATTTCTTTAACTCCCAAAGAGTTTGGCATCCTGGAACTCCTGCTCAGACATGGTTATAATGTGCTCCGTCGCCATGTCATTGTTGAGCATGTGTGGTCTTTGGATGATCCCCCAAAAGAAGATACGATCAACACCAATATCAAGAGTTTGCGCAACAAGCTGAAAGCTGCAGGTGCTCCGCCTGATTTGATCGAAACCATCCATAGTGTTGGTTATCGCTTGAAGCGCAATTCCGATAAACCAACTGAAAAGGTTGCCGCTAAGGTCTAG